From Rutidosis leptorrhynchoides isolate AG116_Rl617_1_P2 chromosome 3, CSIRO_AGI_Rlap_v1, whole genome shotgun sequence, a single genomic window includes:
- the LOC139899258 gene encoding GEM-like protein 1 — protein MNAAASMSSEGATTGGTIIIPTEYNPYVSPAPVPKSFAKKTIEAVKDVLGKWRNKAVDATKKGKNYAGEGLQHWLF, from the exons ATGAATGCAGCTGCTTCTATGTCATCGGAGGGTGCAACTACCGGTGGAACAATTATTATTCCTACTGAATATAATCCGTATGTGTCACCTGCTCCGGTCCCGAAATCTTTTGCTAAGA AAACAATTGAGGCTGTGAAGGATGTGCTTGGAAAATGGAGAAATAAAGCAGTTGATGCGACTAAAAAGGGGAAGAATTATGCTGGTGAAGGTTTGCAACATT